A single region of the Tigriopus californicus strain San Diego chromosome 8, Tcal_SD_v2.1, whole genome shotgun sequence genome encodes:
- the LOC131885005 gene encoding uncharacterized protein LOC131885005 (The sequence of the model RefSeq protein was modified relative to this genomic sequence to represent the inferred CDS: added 2 bases not found in genome assembly) produces MATDGRSYSGGARKRLKVLDLTADRPGDVSLKPGGLSGLARERLDWQAQQDQRSGILREIDLTNFMNHASLHLVLQSRINLISGRNGAGKSSVLQAIVLGLGAQAKDTKRSSHLASFIRNDCTKAEIRIRMWNGGLNAYRPEVYGQTILFERVIYRQSSGSTHILKDHRGQVVHTGKVADEEKRRICEHFSIQLNNPIAILQQEEAKVFFHNADNKMLYDFFVRATLLKALQDMYQNANSELLACDTTLTEKRQDLSKVGAEKNDLAEKCQRMKKVDCEIKQMEAQLREECLWGYAQSKAQEAADIREKTQKLEEKLKRENASLNELLKSKDRLEDEKKILEESHKMSEAEIRAITMEYQMAREDNENAQSKLEVALVDLQTKESALAALRDQEKTLSNDIRSKRTMHEKRNEQRDREKKEADQALNRIEGEIKRKNRLIQERGRTRDDLGKEIEDLSVEMNPKNAEIDQILQQKQILMEELNKRKRTNANVSNLKRFGFEFEDLIQDINRCKDFKEKPIGPIGRHIKLVGKAAKDKNLADLLETELGKGFLRGFLVASWEDSKALSALFERHFHRRRPPSIIIWKFRGQKDNIEHGKVQTNPEMPGMLDYLEFDHPDVFNYVVDYKRVESTIVVDQVQAQKLFSQVKNVPKNAESAISPDFYRFIPATKGNYASYFMERPRRGAINCLTADTQSDLANLSTELKECDVIVKELKSALIALSLKKKSLEARRDDNIETIHQLNKELGNLKQDMTKINLNRANLEQGDNLPEMEERLTNLRQEIKKTEASVKELKQRKTKSTLIEKKTKGLLDKQTERMNEASKCNLESKLSDINDEIGRQDAVIRKIQTAMNSIRAELKPLNSSLLEAEARYETAKTQARNQSKKDVSEPVDKAKLMARQKELAATRKELESQLQMTPVELASKLEKIRNTFNTLAKQLKEVEMSYKKIKAMQENRKNVYRSIRLSLIRSVQTLFIIHMKQHNLIGDLELDNTNKTLNIKVSHLKGSEAGEALPLSSLSGGERSKTLVCLMIASWEYMAPPFRCLDEWDVYLDERSRSSIEEVLFEYAQSQDYQYILISPQGSTLKGANIIEIGKSHGQ; encoded by the exons GGCCACGGACGGCCGCAGCTACAGCGGTGGGGCACGGAAGCGCCTCAAGGTCTTGGACCTGACGGCGGACCGACCCGGTGACGTGAGCCTCAAACCTGGCGGGTTGAGCGGTTTGGCCCGTGAACGCCTGGATTGGCAAGCCCAACAGGACCAACGGAGCGGAATTCTGCGCGAGATTGACCTGACTAACTTCATGAACCACGCTTCACTTCACTTGGTCCTCCAATCTCGGATCAATCTCATCAGTGGGCGGAACGGGGCGGGGAAAAGCTCCGTCTTGCAAGCCATCGTTTTGGGATTAG GTGCTCAGGCCAAGGACACAAAGCGTTCGTCACATTTAGCTTCGTTCATTCGCAATGATTGCACCAAGGCCGAAATCCGAATCCGCATGTGGAATGGCGGGCTTAACGCTTATCGACCTGAAGTCTACGGTCAAACCATTCTTTTCGAGCGGGTCATTTATCGCCAGTCCAGTGGTTCTACTCATATTCTCAAAGACCATCGTGGTCAGGTCGTTCACACGGGCA AAGTGGCGGATGAAGAAAAGCGCCGAATCTGTGAGCATTTCTCGATTCAATTGAACAATCCCATCGCTATTTTACAACAAGAAGAGGCCAAGGTGTTCTTCCACAACGCCGACAACAAGATGCTCTATGACTTCTTTGTCCGTGCCACCCTCCTTAAGGCCTTGCAAGATATGTATCAGAACGCCAATAGCGAATTATTAGCGTGTGATACCACCCTGACCGAGAAACGCCAAGACCTCAGCAAAGTCGGGGCGGAAAAAAACGACCTGGCGGAAAAGTGCCAGCGCATGAAGAAAGTCGACTGTGAGATCAAGCAAATGGAAGCTCAACTCCGGGAAGAATGTCTTTGGGGCTATGCTCAAAGTAAAGCGCAAGAAGCCGCTGATATCCGGGAGAAGACTCAAAAACTGGAAGAGAAGCTCAAGCGAGAAAATGCATCCCTGAATGAACTGCTCAAGTCCAAGGACCGACTGGAAGATGAAAAGAAGATCCTCGAAGAAAGCCACAAGATGAGCGAGGCCGAGATCCGAGCCATCACCATGGAATATCAAATGGCTCGAGAGGATAACGAGAATGCTCAAAGCAAATTGGAAGTGGCCCTGGTCGATCTGCAAACGAAAGAAAGTGCTCTAGCCGCATTAAGAGACCAGGAAAAGACTCTGTCCAATGATATCCGATCGAAGAGAACCATGCATGAGAAACGCAATGAGCAAAGGGACcgagaaaagaaagaggcgGATCAAGCCTTGAATCGAATCGAAGGCGAgatcaaaaggaaaaatcgACTCATTCAGGAGCGAGGACGCACCAGAGACGACCTAGGCAAAGAGATTGAAGATTTGAGTGTCGAGATGAACCCGAAAAATGCCGAGATCGATCAGATCTTGCAACAGAAGCAAATACTCATGGAGGAATTGAACAAAAGGAAGCGCACCAATGCGAACGTGTCGAATCTGAAACGCTTTGGATTCGAGTTCGAAGATCTGATCCAGGACATCAACCGGTGTAAGGACTTTAAAGAGAAGCCGATTGGGCCTATTGGCCGGCATATCAAGTTAGTGGGAAAGGCTGCCAAGGATAAGAACCTGGCCGACTTATTGGAAACGGAGTTGGGTAAGGGGTTTCTCCGAGGGTTTCTCGTGGCCTCGTGGGAAGATAGCAAGGCCTTGTCAGCACTTTTTGAGCGGCATTTCCATCGAAGACGGCCGCCATCAATTATCATCTGGAAGTTTCGCGGCCAGAAAGATAATATCGAGCATGGGAAGGTTCAAACTAATCCTGAGATGCCGGGCATGCTCGATTATCTCGAATTCGACCATCCTGATGTGTTTAACTATGTCGTAGACTACAAACGCGTTGAATCCACCATCGTGGTCGATCAAGTCCAGGCCCAAAAACTCTTCTCCCAAGTCAAAAATGTTCCCAAGAATGCGGAGAGCGCCATTTCGCCGGATTTTTACCGTTTTATTCCAGCTACCAAAGGAAATTATGCGTCCTATTTCATGGAGAGACCTCGTCGGGGTGCCATAAACTGCCTCACCGCAGATACTCAATCCGATCTGGCCAATCTTAGTACTGAACTCAAAGAATGTGATGTAATTGTGAAGGAACTGAAGTCTGCTTTGATCGCCCTTTCGTTAAAGAAAAAGTCATTAGAAGCCAGGCGAGATGATAATATTGAGACCATCCACCAATTGAACAAAGAGTTGGGCAATCTCAAGCAAGATATGACAAAAATCAATCTGAATCGAGccaatttggaacaaggtGATAACTTGCCCGAAATGGAGGAAAGGCTGACAAATCTTCGCCAAGAGATCAAAAAGACTGAGGCAAGCGTCAAAGAGCTGAAGCAACGAAAAACCAAATCTACTCTCATCGAAAAGAAGACCAAAGGTCTGCTCGACAAACAAACCGAAAGAATGAACGAAGCCTCGAAATGCAACCTGGAGTCCAA ATTATCCGACATCAACGATGAAATTGGTCGCCAAGACGCCGTGATTCGAAAGATTCAAACTGCGATGAACTCCATTCGAGCCGAGCTCAAGCCTTTGAATAGCAGCCTTTTAGAAGCAGAGGCGAGATATGAGACGGCCAAGACCCAAGCTCGCAATCAGAGTAAAAAGGATGTGTCCGAACCGGTAGACAAAGCCAAACTCATGGCCCGTCAGAAGGAGTTGGCTGCCACGAGGAAAGAATTAGAATCTCAACTCCAAATGACCCCGGTGGAGCTAGCCTCAAAGCTGGAAAAGATCCGCAACACTTTCAACACTTTGGCCAAGCAGCTCAAGGAAGTAGAAATGAGCTACAAAAAGATCAAAGCCATGCAAGAAAATCGGAAGAACGTGTATCGATCCATTCGACTCAGTCTGATCCGCTCTGTGCAAACACttttcatcattcatatgaagcAGCATAATCTGATCGGGGACCTGGAGTTGGACAACACCAACAAGACTCTGAACATTAAGGTTTCGCATTTGAAAGGAAGTGAGGCGGGCGAGGCCTTGCCTCTGTCCAGCTTGTCTGGAGGTGAGCGGTCCAAGACCCTGGTGTGTCTCATGATAGCGAGTTGGGAGTACATGGCTCCGCCTTTTCGGTGTCTGGACGAATGGGATGTCTACCTGGATGAACGTTCCCGGTCTTCCATTGAAGAAGTACTGTTCGAGTATGCTCAGAGTCAGGATTATCAGTATATTCTTATCAGTCCACAGGGGTCTACTTTGAAAGGAGCCAACATCATTGAGATCGGGAAATCCCATGGTCAATGA
- the LOC131885671 gene encoding uncharacterized protein LOC131885671 isoform X2, producing the protein MARLGNLKSQLILACLSISLFVMCIHVSEAMNVPVLNQRRVERAIRKLSPLEDWGTVLLKRQEAVLQDPRFVNCMGEADGPEDPNFMSVFAKCYSFSGRPRFGKRSWKPFTALKDMY; encoded by the exons ATGGCTCGCCTAGGCAATTTGAAATCTCAGCTCATTTTGGCGTGTCTCAGCATTTCGCTGTTTGTGATGTGCATTCACGTGTCAGAGGCCATGAACGTTCCAG TCTTGAATCAACGTCGAGTGGAACGAGCCATCAGGAAATTATCACCTCTTGAAGATTGGGGCACTGTTCTCCTCAAGCGACAAG AAGCGGTTCTCCAAGACCCTCGATTCGTGAATTGTATGGGTGAGGCCGATGGTCCTGAGGATCCAAACTTTATGAGCGTGTTTGCCAAATGCTACTCATTCTCAGGTCGTCCCAG atttggCAAGCGCTCTTGGAAGCCATTTACTGCCCTCAAGGATATGTACTAA
- the LOC131885671 gene encoding uncharacterized protein LOC131885671 isoform X1, producing the protein MARLGNLKSQLILACLSISLFVMCIHVSEAMNVPVPSTSSSSSSSSSTFPRTLRYRQPSVDLSSINPIVLNQRRVERAIRKLSPLEDWGTVLLKRQEAVLQDPRFVNCMGEADGPEDPNFMSVFAKCYSFSGRPRFGKRSWKPFTALKDMY; encoded by the exons ATGGCTCGCCTAGGCAATTTGAAATCTCAGCTCATTTTGGCGTGTCTCAGCATTTCGCTGTTTGTGATGTGCATTCACGTGTCAGAGGCCATGAACGTTCCAG ttccttctacttcttcttcctcctcctcttcctcttcgaCATTCCCCCGAACCCTTCGCTACCGTCAGCCCTCAGTAGATTTATCTAGTATCAATCCTATAGTCTTGAATCAACGTCGAGTGGAACGAGCCATCAGGAAATTATCACCTCTTGAAGATTGGGGCACTGTTCTCCTCAAGCGACAAG AAGCGGTTCTCCAAGACCCTCGATTCGTGAATTGTATGGGTGAGGCCGATGGTCCTGAGGATCCAAACTTTATGAGCGTGTTTGCCAAATGCTACTCATTCTCAGGTCGTCCCAG atttggCAAGCGCTCTTGGAAGCCATTTACTGCCCTCAAGGATATGTACTAA